The following coding sequences are from one Arvicanthis niloticus isolate mArvNil1 chromosome 14, mArvNil1.pat.X, whole genome shotgun sequence window:
- the Txnl1 gene encoding thioredoxin-like protein 1, which translates to MVGVKPVGSDPDFQPELSGAGSRLAVVKFTMRGCGPCLRIAPAFSSMSNKYPQAVFLEVDVHQCQGTAATNNISATPTFLFFRNKVRIDQYQGADAVGLEEKIKQHLENDPGSNEDADIPKGYMDLMPFINKAGCECLNESDEHGFDNCLRKDMSFLESDCDEQLLITVAFNQPVKLYSMKFQGPDNGQGPKYVKIFINLPRSMDFEEAERSEPTQALELTEDDIKEDGIVPLRYVKFQNVNSVTLFVQSNQGEEETTRISYFTFIGTPVQATNMNDFKRVVGKKGESH; encoded by the exons ATGGTGGGAGTGAAGCCGGTCGGGAGCGATCCAGATTTCCAGCCGGAGCTGAGTGGAGCGGGCTCCAGACTTGCTGTGGTCAAGTTCACCATGAGAGG atGTGGACCATGTTTACGGATTGCCCCAGCATTCAGCTCTATGAGTAATAAGTACCCACAGGCGGTCTTCTTGGAAGTGGATGTGCATCAGTGCCAG GGAACAGCTGCCACCAACAATATATCAGCAACacctacatttttgttttttcgaaACAAAGTGAGAATCGATCAGTATCAAGGAGCAGATGCTGTGGGACTAGAAGAGAAAATCAAGCAGCATTTAGAAAATGATCCTGGAAGCAATGAGGACGCAGACATTCCAAAAGGCTAT aTGGATTTAATGCCTTTTATTAACAAAGCTGGTTGTGAATGTCTTAATGAAAGTGATGAGCACGGCTTTGACAACTGTTTGCGAAAAGACATGTCCTTCTTGGAATCTGACTGTGATGAGCAG CTACTTATTACTGTGGCATTCAATCAGCCTGTTAAACTTTATTCCATGAAGTTTCAAGGACCAGATAATG GTCAGGGTCCTAAATACGTAAAGATTTTTATCAACCTACCCCGCTCTATGGACTTTGAGGAGGCAGAAAGGAGTGAGCCAACTCAAGCTCTGGAACTGACAGAAGATGACATTAAAGAAGACGGCATCGTTCCTCTTCGTTATGTTAAATTTCAGAATGTTAACAGTGTAACT ttatTTGTTCAGTCTAAtcaaggagaagaagaaacaacgAGAATTTCATATTTTACTTTCATTGGTACTCCAGTCCAGGCAACAAATATGAATGACTTCAAACGA